A genomic region of Cannabis sativa cultivar Pink pepper isolate KNU-18-1 chromosome 1, ASM2916894v1, whole genome shotgun sequence contains the following coding sequences:
- the LOC133036455 gene encoding uncharacterized protein LOC133036455, protein MEQLRHILAMLNRPPTTASAPEAPADPSTPPPAASPPVEEDEVFPDDYDPYEGAPATPIEAQPLIHVHDTESQGEILSIEAQPAVVKSRKRKRKPPVWFGDYTEMKRRHRPSSTFDPLEPPDEKLLTTFRKWCVGLIPNHRLRDLRSGDYGPGFFWIMLTPKEWLTDDHIDAAMHMLRRRRTDYPLTFPQKGIILSTFVTAMISSAWTSHKGPRKNFKWEEYILDYCTGFHKSQVFERWRGNEFIYFVLHLPTARHWVTVEVDIELWKINVYDP, encoded by the exons ATGGAGCAGCTCAGACAcatattggccatgttgaatcgtccgccaacgacagcttcagcaccggaggccccagcagatccatctaccccaccaccagctgcttcacccccagtagaagaggatgaggtcttccccgacgattacgatccttatgagggagctccagcgactccgatcgaggcacaacctcttatccatgtacatgacaccgagtcgcagggtgagattctgtccatagaggcacaacctgcagtggttaagagtcggaagaggaagagaaagcctcctgtatggttcggtgactatacggagatgaagaggagacataggccatcttcgacttttgatcccctggagccaccggatgagaaattgttaaccactttccgaaagtggtgtgttggactcattccgaaccaccgacttcgggatttgagaagtggtgattacggtccaggattcttttggataatgctcacaccaaaggaatggcttacagatgac CATATAGATGCAGCAATGCATATGCTGAGGAGGCGACGCACCGACTATCCACTGACATTTCCTCAGAAGGGTATCATTCTCTCCACATTCGTGACCGCCATGATCAGCAGTGCATGGACGAGCCACAAGGGTCCGAGGAAAAACTTTAAATGGGAGGAATATATCCTGGACTACTGCACAGGGTTtcataag tcccaagtctttgagagatggaggggtaacgagtttatttacttcgttctgCACCTTCCCACGGCAAGACACTGGGTCACAGTTGAAGTGGACATAGAgctgtggaaaattaatgtctacGATCCGTGA